One part of the Luteolibacter flavescens genome encodes these proteins:
- a CDS encoding elongation factor P, which translates to MASTPVINLRRGHAVRHNNDVCVVISHELKTPPRMASYVVMSIRSVATKKVANLRLTSNDSMDSVLLERIPHEYSYKDSSGYHFLHNETYDDVAVHDDIIDSVRDYLIESNTYTLLFADGLVADIELPPSMEMIVAESPEGVKGDSANNAYKSATMETGLVVQVPLFINPGEKLIIKTEDGSYISRA; encoded by the coding sequence ATGGCCAGCACGCCCGTCATCAACCTCCGCAGGGGACACGCCGTCCGTCACAACAACGACGTCTGCGTCGTGATCTCCCACGAACTCAAGACGCCGCCGCGCATGGCATCCTACGTGGTGATGTCGATCCGTAGCGTCGCCACCAAGAAGGTCGCGAATCTCCGCCTGACCTCGAACGACTCGATGGACTCCGTGCTCCTCGAGCGCATCCCGCACGAGTATTCCTACAAGGACTCCAGCGGCTACCACTTCCTCCACAACGAGACCTACGACGATGTCGCCGTGCACGACGACATCATCGACTCCGTCCGCGACTACCTCATCGAGAGCAATACCTACACGCTGCTCTTCGCCGACGGCCTCGTCGCAGACATCGAGCTCCCGCCTTCGATGGAAATGATCGTCGCCGAGTCGCCGGAAGGCGTGAAGGGCGACTCCGCCAACAACGCCTACAAGTCCGCCACGATGGAAACCGGCCTGGTCGTCCAGGTGCCGCTCTTCATCAACCCGGGCGAAAAGCTCATCATCAAGACGGAAGACGGCAGCTACATCAGCCGCGCCTGA
- the infA gene encoding translation initiation factor IF-1, translated as MPQGGFRRGGGGGRRGNRNAPRPRKLGPDGEEKSVEVEGTITSVLAGTQFRVQLHSGHEVLAHISGKMRKRFIRLVVGDRVKMEMSPYDVTKARITFRLG; from the coding sequence ATGCCCCAAGGAGGATTCAGACGAGGTGGCGGCGGTGGCCGTCGCGGTAACCGGAATGCGCCGCGCCCCCGCAAGCTTGGACCAGACGGCGAGGAAAAGTCCGTCGAGGTCGAAGGTACGATCACGTCGGTTCTCGCCGGCACGCAGTTCCGTGTGCAGCTTCACAGCGGCCACGAGGTGCTCGCCCACATTTCCGGCAAGATGCGCAAGCGCTTCATCCGCCTGGTCGTCGGCGACCGCGTGAAGATGGAGATGTCTCCCTACGACGTGACCAAGGCCCGGATCACCTTCCGCCTCGGCTGA
- the ftsY gene encoding signal recognition particle-docking protein FtsY, protein MAGFFKSLYNKIANKAEIDWDELEADLISADLGPKLAMTIVAELQDLGRQVSAEDVIESARRHVANRLPPDSPPLLPRMDGKPFVFLVVGINGVGKTTSCAKLAHWLQRRGQPTVLAAADTFRAAAVEQLERWGQRLNIPVVKGQPNADPSSVCFNAHQKAIADGSKYLICDTAGRLHTRHNLMEELSKIKRTLAKNDETAPHLTLLVVDATTGANALQQAKEFHKACPLDGVIVTKMDGSGKGGVAVSIYDQLGIAPRFLGTGEEPEQFALFSKQKFVEEMF, encoded by the coding sequence ATGGCCGGTTTCTTCAAATCCCTCTACAACAAGATCGCGAACAAGGCGGAGATCGACTGGGACGAGCTCGAGGCCGACCTGATCTCCGCCGACCTCGGACCAAAGCTCGCGATGACCATCGTGGCCGAGCTCCAGGACCTTGGTCGCCAGGTGTCCGCGGAGGACGTGATCGAGTCCGCCCGCCGCCATGTGGCGAACCGCCTACCCCCGGACTCGCCGCCGCTGCTGCCCCGCATGGATGGCAAGCCTTTCGTTTTCCTCGTGGTAGGGATCAATGGCGTCGGCAAGACGACCTCGTGCGCGAAGCTCGCCCACTGGCTGCAGCGCCGCGGCCAGCCGACCGTGCTCGCCGCCGCCGACACCTTCCGCGCCGCCGCCGTGGAGCAACTCGAGCGCTGGGGACAGCGCCTGAATATCCCGGTGGTGAAAGGCCAGCCGAATGCCGACCCTTCCTCCGTCTGCTTCAATGCCCATCAAAAGGCCATCGCCGACGGCTCGAAGTATCTGATCTGCGACACCGCCGGTCGCCTCCACACGCGCCACAACCTGATGGAGGAGCTTTCCAAGATCAAACGCACGCTGGCGAAGAACGACGAGACGGCCCCGCACCTGACGCTGCTGGTGGTGGACGCCACCACCGGCGCAAATGCGCTCCAGCAGGCGAAGGAATTCCACAAGGCCTGCCCGCTCGATGGAGTGATCGTCACGAAGATGGACGGCTCCGGAAAGGGCGGCGTGGCGGTTTCGATCTACGACCAGCTCGGCATCGCGCCGCGCTTCCTCGGCACGGGCGAGGAGCCGGAGCAGTTCGCGCTCTTCAGCAAGCAGAAGTTTGTCGAAGAGATGTTCTGA